DNA from Onthophagus taurus isolate NC chromosome 2, IU_Otau_3.0, whole genome shotgun sequence:
CATATTTGGCGTTACCGAGCGGGCCGTTTAAATAAACAACGATTTACGCTGGACGCGCCCCGCGGTTCAAAAACCAATTTATCATCTCGCCACatataatttcaataaaaacaaaatataaaaaaataaatttaaaaaaaattggttgtgtgtatgcaaccaacattacttatttatttccaaatttaacgTACAAGTGATGTGCCATCTATTGGTCACGTTTGATTATATTTTACAGCGACcgctttaaaaacaaaaaaatgttaatatcaaaaatattgcaaaacccTCATTTAAACTAAATAAGGTACGATCAACTACTTATCTATCATAATTTATGACTTTATGATGCCGAGGTCTATGATATAGTCgcgttattaatttattgaaagtaAAGTGACAAAGATTCGATTTCAAGTTTCAATTTGCTCTGTCGCTGAGTGTTGGACCCTTTCTAACCGTCCAAAAGACCTTGGGCCATATCTTTAACGCCTACAAACAGCATATTTCTTAACCTAAAATATTATATcgatactttttttaaatcatttctatttttaggttaaatataattgtttttataataatttgaattccataaaaataacattatttattttttcttttcgtcaTTTTTTTCGTCACCCACGCAAAAAAACGTCCACACACCCAACATCCTGTTTCATTTTCGAGCATCtgttcaaatatttttcaaaaaaccaacAAAATACTCACCCGCAAACGTTTCTTTGACAGTTGATACATTCGTCTCTGTTGTCGtaatcttttctttcttttgtttattttttttatcacagCCACCTGATGTACGAAATTAAATTCGCGTTAATCCGTGACTAACTTTTGCAAAACTCACTagatctttattttattgatatattaacttttatattatcacaacttgtaaattaaatagaactttatctttctttttttaataattgacgATTAAATCACAGTTTTAACGGTGCACAACCTCAAAAACACCTCACCGAAGTATCACAGCGCGTACACTACTACTACTTTACTTTACTACTAAAAGGAGCAAGGAGGTgagtttttataaatgttataagtTCTCTTCTCTTTGTCGTTGGTTTCGTTTCGCGACTCTCGTATTCTTACTCGTTTGATTCTGTTGCTACTGCTGGTTGTAGAAAGTCACTCACCTGATCGCGTATCACCTTTAAgatcttaaataaaaaataagaatcaGGACGaaacaaaatgtatttaaaacataataaataaattttttaaaagttaatgcggaaaagttattaaaataaatattagaatatcattattgtttttaagaCGCCATCTAGATTTTCTTTACATTgtgttttgacattttattcaaaaattttttttaaatttatacattatttattcatatattttatttataattgaaacatagaaatatttaattttaatataataataacgtaaatatacgatttttaataaaattttttaaatttaccacattaattttagttaaattttttatcaacagATGGCGGAAGTTAATATCCGAAATTGACAACATTATCATTTAAATTACCAATTTCATTCATTTCAACTTAACctataaatcatcaaatttgttatttaaatacaaacatttttaataaaatcattttaaacttacctcattaattttagttaaaattttcatcaacagaTGGCGGAActtaatatctaaatttgaCATCTCTACcattttaaaaccaatttcATTCATTTCAACCTAATCTATGAATCATCAAATTTGTTAtctaacaataaatataagaattttaatataataaaaagtcgTAAATattcgattattaataaaaacattttaatcttacaacattaatttcagttaaatttttcataaacagaTGGGGGAagttaatattcaaaattgacCACCTACCATTTTAAATTACTAATTGCATTCATTTCAACCCAACctataaatcatcaaatttgttattttaatcctttttaattatttatattttaattatttcgtttttttaatttgtttcagTTACAACTATAACCTAAAGTGAAGAATATAACAACTAATAAACtaaagaataatatttatcaacaaaattttaaaaatacatttctttCTAATTTATCAGAAGTGAATATTAAACAATGATTAAAAGGGAATAATCAGTTGATATGGTATAATTATGTCATAACGCATGCGTGGAATTCCAAGAAGATAATTGTTTTTCAAACAAGTTTAAGTTAAAACCCAAagtgaaggaaatatacaaaaaatatctttcaAATGGAGAGGAAAGAGAAGTTATTTTTAAGCGAAAACATACTTTTTgaagacgattttttaaacggaggtgttttagttgattttaacggaaaaattaaaaatattttatcaagaTGCGATATTGAAAGAAACGATTACTTACAAAATTCGAGCATAcaggtaaatttaaagttatttttccaatcaaacagtaataactattttttatttagattttttattttgattcaaaagTTTTAATGCCTGGAATAATAGATACACATGTTCACATCAACGAACCAGGAAGAACTGATTGGGAAGGTTTTGAAACGGCCACGAAAGCTGCTGCAGCGGGTggaataacaacaataatagATATGCCattgtaaataatttcaataattactaTTATGTTAAGTTAATCTAATTTtaagcaatattttttaatgaaaaattttaaatatcaatttgGTTGcataatgtaaaaatttaatttttacagaAATTCAATTCCACCAacaacaactttaaaaaatttaaaaaccaaATTAGATGCagcaaaaaatcaaatttgggTCGATGTCGGTTTTTGGGGTGGTGTTGTTCCTggaaatgaggtaataattgataaaaatattttatatccgtttaatgtttagtttttattttagaatgagcttttaaatatgattaaagCCGGAGTTGTTGGTTTCAAATGCTTTTTAACCCCTTCCGGAGTTGACGAATTCGAATACGTTCGAAAGGAAGACGTagaaaaaacgattaaaattttagagaaTACTGGATCCGTTTTGGCATTTCACGCGGAGTTCGAAGAGAACGATATCTGCGAAGGTGATCCAACGAAATAtgaaacgtttttaaaaacacGACCAGAAAAAATGGAAGAAGACGCTATAAAGTTTATCATTGATTTATCAAGAAGATATaagtaaattgaaattaattgctaaattaattattaaaatttgaatttttagcACTAAACTTCATATAGTTCATCTCTCCACTGCAACTTGTCTCGAAACGATTCAAAAAGCAAAGTTAAAAGGGAATTTAACCGTTGAAACATGTCACCATTATTTAACGTTTAATTCTGAGAATATTCCCGATAAGGCCACTGAATATAAATGTTGCCCGCCGATTAGAACTAaggaaaataaagaaaaattgtggATAATTGGATTAGGTGATGATATTATTGATATGGTTGTTTCTGATCATTCTCCTTCGACGCCTGATTTAAAAAAGGGTGGAAATTTTTTAACCGCTTGGGGTGGGATATCTTCATTACAATTTGGtaaaaaccaattttattaattaattttatttaataattaaattttattaaggtctttctttattttggaccgaattaaataaaaggaataaaaagatatttgaaattaCCAAGTATATGAGCCAAAATACGTCAAAGCTGGTTGGGTTGCATAATAAGAAGGGGAAAATTAAAGTTGGGTTTGATGCCGATTTCGTTATTTGGGATCCAAATGATTTTATAACGATTGTGGAGGAAcaaattttccataaaaacaAAGTAAGTATATGTAGATCAATGtgtatttattactttttgaattatattttaagataACACCATATTTAGGTATGAAATTGAAAGGAAAGGTTTTTGCTACCGTTGTTAGAGgggaaattgtttataaagatGGAATATTTTGCGATACAAAAATcggtaaattattaattaatgaaaagatATTTGgtgaaatataaaataaacatttgcgtttatattaaattattcctattaattacttatCACTCCTAAAGAACTGGTTatgaaaatcaaaatatagaGTACCTAATTTAGGTGGACAAATTTGATACAGTATACAAAACGTATCTACTTTTGCTTTTACTCTACTAAgtgaaataaatcataaaaaatatttgaaatttctattaCCATTCTGGAGTAATTCGCGATTTTCATACTGTAGGTGTAATTTGGGTTGCATAAACTCATGTTTAATTTGAGATTCATTTTATAACGATTACGGAAAAAGGAATTTTCCATACATATATAGATAAGaggatttatttctttttatctatttttgtTAAGATTATAACATATTATtgtatgaaacaaaaaaaaatagatgttaatgacatattggaaaaaattgtgtaaattaaaacgaaacttTGAAAGTAATTGCGTAAACTTCTCTCAAAAACATTAATTCCGCttttaatcaacaattttacataaacaagttttaaatttagaatcaTTTAATCCAGTAGATTCTAGAAAAAGGATAAAATATTCGTCCTTTGACGTAATcattatcaactttataattcattaaacagaattattttttattgttgttaatttttcAACTAATTCCTATCGGAACTTggaaaaaaagataaagaaagAATTAGCCACTTATTCCACCGTCCGAGAGCGATAATTTTAACCCATTTGCGTAACGAGTAACCTTGAACGTTCCTCATACACTCTCTTTCTTTTTCCAAGCCGCGTCCCACTCTCCATCGCCTTTTAATATAAACTCTTTTCCTTATCACCTTTCTTTcactaattttaacattaaaaactaAGTAATTTAATAATCACCCAGTTTTACCCCTCAATAATACACCCAAATTCGTCGAGTATGACGTCAGAGAAACCACATGCTCAACGACTTGCGTCATTCTATCTTAAGATGACGTCATCGTGAGTCATTCAAGTGTTGACacattaattataaagaaaaaggaataaaattattttttattatacaaaaaaaattattattacttcaaATCGATTATATTGGaaggttttttaaaattctaatgCTATTCTATATTTGATTTGATTGACagattaatttttaggttaaaaataCGTCAAAATGACAAATATATAGAAAGTTAccgaaataaattgaaatttatttaaattaattttgatttaaaaattttatatgtttattattaaaaataattactaattataAGTATTACacctaattaaaaaaaatttattattcaatcaTTAAAATGAAGTTGGTAAACTTTCAAAAAGCAACTAACTTCATGTTGGTTTTTGTTGGTGCCAGCCGTCATAGTCGTTACGTTTAGTGAAAAGTGACACGTCATCGATGACGTAACTTCTCTTCATAATTAATCCGCGATTTACTCTCAAATaacacaaattaataaaaaaaatccattACAATACGATTTTGGTACATTTAAGATGtggattaataattatataaaaaaataacattcaaATCTTTCcggttgtaaaagatttttagtAGTGCGTGAAATATATTGGAAGTAGGAAGCGCGCGGTGTAAGGAGGGTAAACTATTTGCCGTTTTTGATGTGATATGGTGGGGATTAAATAGAATAGAGAGAGAGACTTTGCCGCCATTGCTGTGACGCGCGAGGGTGCTCAGTATTCTCCTCCAGTGACGAGCGCCCGCACACTTTGACGTGGCTACTACGTATTACGGCCGTTGCCCACTCCGATCACAGCTCGCCAGTGACGAGACACACGTAACCGGTAAGTACCCCACGGGTGTCAGACAATCGTCTCGGAACCGATCAGAAGAACAAAAATAATCCGGgtgaaagaaagaaaaaaagagaaaggGGGCGCCCCCATCAACAAAgctaaaaagttattaaaacgtcagtttttgttattgttgtgagtgaaacgaaaaaaaaaaagaagaaagccccacttcaaaattaaatattgttgttgttgttacaACTTGTGTGCGGCCCCCTTTTTCTACTATTTCAGTGGTGTTTGGTGCGCGATATTGAAAATGTCTGTTGCAAGGCTGTTGGAGTGCGGCCACGAGACGACTTTTAGCGAAACGAAGGTATTATTGAAATCAACGAAATGGCGTCTTGGAATAATTCAAGTTTTAAGATGAATTAGTACGggatttgttaaaaatggggcaaactttattcataacattatttttcttattattccccccctttcttattatttttatctatctCTTGTTGACAACCTAGTTACGAAACGAAGATTTGTTGGTTAGGTTATCTGTCAACATTTGACATTTCTCTAAAACAGTTGTACCAACCGATTTATCATTTTAGTACTatatatttcgaaattttaaataatttttaataagaatgaaataatatataatataatttttaaatacaaattaattttatttttttatatttaatttatatttttgtttattttttttaggtgtTTGATTGGTCGAGGAATGGAGGGCATAGTGGAAGAAAATGGGTCTGTTGACCCGTTGGCACCGTCGCCTGATCCTCAAGTGGCGATAGCCTCCTCGGTAGGCCCCACAAATCAACCCCACCTCGTCACCGCCACTAACATTGTCCATCTAACCCTGCCCCAGACACAGGCGCAGGTAGGGGTGTTCTACTTAGCCCCCACTGTGCATGTCgtcattttaatgttaaatttgtaTATGATTTGCatgaattaattcttttttcacaaaaacttttattgtataaactttttttacctaattattaataattttatcattttttttattaatgataagAGATATTGATAAATCGTTACGATTTTATAGGTACAATCAGTGATTCAACCGAATCAGCAATCAGTTATACAAACAGCAACAAATATACAGCCGGTTTTAAGTAAAGGGAACGTTATATTAGTGGGAAAACCAAGTTCTGTCATTCAAACGGCTCAAGGTGGATTACAAACATTACAGGTTTGGgttaaattcattattttttagacaaaaattaattaatttatgattaGGTTGTTGAAACAGCAAGTGACGACAGCTATTCAGAAGAAGAATCTCCAAAGAAACGACGGGATTTATTAACCAGGCGACCATCTTATCGAAAAATACTTAACGATCTTGGAGGTGGTGAAATAGCCGGTGAGAAAAGATACCTTTTAGTGGTAAAATTATACTTTATGACTATTTTATTagaattcttaataaaaatttgaagaatttaacGTTTAAATGTGATTAAGttgacgatttttaattttgaggttaaattattttaatggggtcatacacgattttttttttattatattttctgaaagtttatataaaaatatagttaccgttatttttttttttaatattttcgaacaaagtcattgttaaaaaaattattgaaaatttatatacccatttgcgcttttaaaattcccgcGTTGATGACGTACGATTCTCACTTTTACGTCCCCTGCTCCCCGCTCAAATGCGAGAAAGAGATGAACGTCATTTaggttgtattgaaaagagatagagtgtttgtaggttatgtttattatgttttgttcatggatgtaatagagacactgtattacatccatggttttattttgacactgtcacaccgcaagcgctatctaacggacaatttaacttgttttaggcAGTGCGGTTCCTACGTCACAGAAAAGCcgcgaaattatttcgtttgaatatttgctatttttcacttcaaattacgcaaaatataaaattgatcaaaatatttcttttactttgtgttcatgcatatacttgcatatatcgtgtgacataaaaattttctctaaatttaataagtgtgtatgaccccattcTTATAAATACCATGAGATGgcgcaataaataaaattaatgacatttttaatataatatgagttgaaatgttttttttttacaaaaagaatttaattagataaaaattagattacgatcaaattaaagaaaaaataataaaagcgataaaagtgaggttagattcaataaaaatcgaaagattaaatttgaattgacgTAAATTAGGATAAGCTTAGTATATAATGTTGTATGGATGTTTTAATAAGATTGTCATAAcctataatttttaaaaataattcctaGAATGAATTTTACCCAAAACCcattgttgattttaatatttttttttaaattaataattaaaaagatgtGGTATGGGATAAGTTAacctaaaaagaaattacCAGCAATGGGCtaccaaaaatataaaaaaaaaatttttttaaatatttatttagatgatattttgataaacataaatgaatataaacaaacaaatttagttaGTAACGACGATTTGCTGTTTTCGCAGAGACGAAGGTAGAGCTGACGTCCTCGGAGGCTGACAGTGAGTTGTCATCTCATTCTATCCCATACCACACAGGTTAGTTATTCATTTAAAAGACAACGAAAAGAGAGATGGGGAGAAAAGGTgaaaaacgaaacaaaaataatgtaaccatcacaaaaaatgttactaaCCAATCAACAAAATCCTAACCACAACATAACCTCCCGGCATTTTGTGTAATAACTACATTTAATCGCTTAAAATTAGACttcaatgtttattttttcattaaaaaaaacttttaataatctaattgttatgtttttagtTATTCCTGCTGgagcaattcaaatttctagtGGGGAAGGTGGACAAAACATACACACACTAACGATGACTAATTCTACGGCGGGAGGAGCCATCGTTCAATATGCTCAAGGACAAGAATTTTTTGTTCCTGGTAAATACaccataaaataattaatctcGATATTTAAGTTTcaatataacctaaaaattttgtatctgtcactttgacgtttttaatcaaaacataacctaattttaattttattatttttgttagttGTAGCACAAAGTGCGAGTTTAAGTGGTGGTGGTTCGGAAGATCAAGCAAGAAAACGCGAAATGCGACTGTTGAAAAATCGGGAGGCGGCGCGCGAATGTCGAcggaaaaagaaagaatacaTAAAATGTCTTGAAAATCGTGTGGCTGTACTCGAAAATCAAAACAAAGCGCTCATCGATGAGTTGAAGTCGCTCAAAGAATTGTATTGTTCTCAGAAGACGGACTGAGAgacgtttttctttttgttagtgttttcacatgagaaacgtttttattacatttgatTGTTCTCAAAGaagaaaacgaaaacaaaacttttttggaAATGGGaatgatgaaaaataaaacacgtAGGGAATAAAATATCCTTTTACATTTTcggttttattcagtttttgttaatatgtGCAATAGGTTTTTATGAGATGAAGACAAAATCACTTTGTAAATAGGGATGATGAACTGTAAATATTgaaagcaatttttttttggttataggtagatttataaaaaagtaattgtaTAATTGGGTAGGATTGAGATCTGTTTACGTTTagaacttttattattaaatcttttttatttattattaattaaaaagaggTTACATAGCGTTTACGACTTATTACTGTAAATCAATGTTGGAATACAACAAGAAGAGATATAAATCGAAAGcgctataaattatttaatactttaacgcacaaaattgttatttttaatcaaaaatataaaaggtgTGTGTTAAAGGGTtaaagagaaaattaaaaaaaaattgttggttATGTGCTATTATGATggtatgaaatttttatattattgttaaaaattaatttttgtttataaaaatcttctCGAATTCATGAATAAtgttaacaactttttttttgttgttttgattcttataaacaagaatttttttattaaaatgggCTCAATgtcataaaataaagaaaaaaggttttcttttcaaaatattattaaaaaaaaaaaatgtaaatgtgTAATATTTCTTTCTAGGTACGTCGCAAGGCTTGTGagataattgtaattaaaaaagaatattaaaaaaagaaaaaatacaaagtaagagtttttaaaaaattaaaagctatTATATACAGCTAAATGTAAAtgctatatatatattaatataaatatatattcatattttttgtataaaaatcaGAATAacagattatttattaaaaaaaaaaaagaaaaggatcCAAAAAAGAGATAACCTGAAAATGGAGTGCCTTGTTGAATTTATAGggttagtttttaagaaaatggcTTTTTTTGTCGTTACGTGTTCCGAAACGGTCccgatatttttaaaaataacccgGAAATAactaaacctaaaaaaaaaaattgtgccataaagattttataaaaattggcTCATTTTTTTTGGATCGTTTCGCGGACGCTCTAAGTCAAAGACAAAGACGCCGtcaacttaattaatagatattttatgtactttttacATATCGATTGATACGAATCgaagataatataaaaaaattactaattttaaaataaaaaatcagcGAAAATCCCAGttgttgtttaaataaaagaaaatacagTAAACGATTGAGTCATTGAAAAGAAGGGTAATTTGtcctaaattaatattattgtaacagtgtttaaaaaaagaaaagtgaaaaacaatatattttttgttgtaccGTTTACTTTGGATTCTCGTCACTTTTTACCTCttaccatttttaattttaatttactttttaatttttactctatcgaaaataacgtttagctaatttgtaaataattcaTTGTATAACCATAGATGTTATCCGAGTATtagttgatttattataatataaaaaaaatgatggaataaaaatttaagataaaaatgctAATAGTtacgtttatttattaaattatttgttatttattacaataaataatttaagttatgattttaacaaatttcaacGTTATTGTAGTGTATAGATTTAAAGATAAAAGCGACATCTTTTGTTGAATAGCTCAACTCACTGTAAGTAGTTGCCTAGAAGCATTTTTAGGACGTTATTCAAGAATTAATACatgatattgaaataaaaacaaataaccatgggaaaattgaaataaaacatggGTTAAGATCCTAAAGGGTCTATAAAAAAGCAAAGTTGAATTAAGAGGAATTTGCTATAGAAAGGAAATTATACAGTTACCTATAATACCACCTGtcaaattattgaaaatgtcGTCGTCTTCAAAAGTAccgctaaacccgaaactttcta
Protein-coding regions in this window:
- the LOC111427355 gene encoding cyclic AMP-responsive element-binding protein 1 isoform X1, with the translated sequence MEGIVEENGSVDPLAPSPDPQVAIASSVGPTNQPHLVTATNIVHLTLPQTQAQVQSVIQPNQQSVIQTATNIQPVLSKGNVILVGKPSSVIQTAQGGLQTLQVVETASDDSYSEEESPKKRRDLLTRRPSYRKILNDLGGGEIAETKVELTSSEADSELSSHSIPYHTVIPAGAIQISSGEGGQNIHTLTMTNSTAGGAIVQYAQGQEFFVPVVAQSASLSGGGSEDQARKREMRLLKNREAARECRRKKKEYIKCLENRVAVLENQNKALIDELKSLKELYCSQKTD
- the LOC111427355 gene encoding cyclic AMP-responsive element-binding protein 1 isoform X2 — translated: MEGIVEENGSVDPLAPSPDPQVAIASSVGPTNQPHLVTATNIVHLTLPQTQAQVQSVIQPNQQSVIQTATNIQPVLSKGNVILVGKPSSVIQTAQGGLQTLQVVETASDDSYSEEESPKKRRDLLTRRPSYRKILNDLGGGEIAVIPAGAIQISSGEGGQNIHTLTMTNSTAGGAIVQYAQGQEFFVPVVAQSASLSGGGSEDQARKREMRLLKNREAARECRRKKKEYIKCLENRVAVLENQNKALIDELKSLKELYCSQKTD
- the LOC111427355 gene encoding cyclic AMP-responsive element-binding protein 1 isoform X4, which translates into the protein MEGIVEENGSVDPLAPSPDPQVAIASSVQSVIQPNQQSVIQTATNIQPVLSKGNVILVGKPSSVIQTAQGGLQTLQVVETASDDSYSEEESPKKRRDLLTRRPSYRKILNDLGGGEIAVIPAGAIQISSGEGGQNIHTLTMTNSTAGGAIVQYAQGQEFFVPVVAQSASLSGGGSEDQARKREMRLLKNREAARECRRKKKEYIKCLENRVAVLENQNKALIDELKSLKELYCSQKTD
- the LOC111427355 gene encoding cyclic AMP-responsive element-binding protein 1 isoform X3; its protein translation is MEGIVEENGSVDPLAPSPDPQVAIASSVQSVIQPNQQSVIQTATNIQPVLSKGNVILVGKPSSVIQTAQGGLQTLQVVETASDDSYSEEESPKKRRDLLTRRPSYRKILNDLGGGEIAETKVELTSSEADSELSSHSIPYHTVIPAGAIQISSGEGGQNIHTLTMTNSTAGGAIVQYAQGQEFFVPVVAQSASLSGGGSEDQARKREMRLLKNREAARECRRKKKEYIKCLENRVAVLENQNKALIDELKSLKELYCSQKTD
- the LOC111427534 gene encoding allantoinase: MERKEKLFLSENILFEDDFLNGGVLVDFNGKIKNILSRCDIERNDYLQNSSIQIFYFDSKVLMPGIIDTHVHINEPGRTDWEGFETATKAAAAGGITTIIDMPLNSIPPTTTLKNLKTKLDAAKNQIWVDVGFWGGVVPGNENELLNMIKAGVVGFKCFLTPSGVDEFEYVRKEDVEKTIKILENTGSVLAFHAEFEENDICEGDPTKYETFLKTRPEKMEEDAIKFIIDLSRRYNTKLHIVHLSTATCLETIQKAKLKGNLTVETCHHYLTFNSENIPDKATEYKCCPPIRTKENKEKLWIIGLGDDIIDMVVSDHSPSTPDLKKGGNFLTAWGGISSLQFGLSLFWTELNKRNKKIFEITKYMSQNTSKLVGLHNKKGKIKVGFDADFVIWDPNDFITIVEEQIFHKNKITPYLGMKLKGKVFATVVRGEIVYKDGIFCDTKIGKLLINEKIFGEI